One Astyanax mexicanus isolate ESR-SI-001 chromosome 3, AstMex3_surface, whole genome shotgun sequence genomic region harbors:
- the ndufs5 gene encoding NADH dehydrogenase [ubiquinone] iron-sulfur protein 5, which produces MPFIDLQSKLGFDVDRWMLIQSGKQPLSRPARCHAFEKEYIECAHGIGQTRALRECKVEMEDFYECVHRDKTFRRLQAIKQQRDKLIKENAYTPPPHHTGHTEA; this is translated from the exons ATGCCTTTCATTGATCTCCAGTCGAAGTTGGGCTTCGACGTGGACCGCTGGATGCTGATCCAGAGTGGAAAGCAGCCTCTTAGTCGACCTGCACGCTGCCATGCCTTTGAGAAGGAATATATAGAGTGCGCACATGGCATTGGCCAAACCAGGGCTTTAAGGGAATGCAAGGTGGAGATGGAAGATTTCTATGAATGCGTGCATCGGGACAAGACG TTCCGGCGCTTGCAAGCGATCAAGCAGCAGAGAGACAAGTTGATCAAAGAGAACGCCTACACGCCCCCCCCACATCACACTGGCCATACAGAAGCTTAG